A region of Pongo pygmaeus isolate AG05252 chromosome 15, NHGRI_mPonPyg2-v2.0_pri, whole genome shotgun sequence DNA encodes the following proteins:
- the SIX4 gene encoding homeobox protein SIX4 isoform X3 codes for MSSSSPTGQIASAADIKQENGMESASEGQEAHREVAGGAAVGLSPPAPAPFPLEPGDAATAAARVSGEEGAVAAAAAGAAADQVQLHSELLGRHHHAAAAAAQTPLAFSPDHVACVCEALQQGGNLDRLARFLWSLPQSDLLRGNESLLKARALVAFHQGIYPELYSILESHSFESANHPLLQQLWYKARYTEAERARGRPLGAVDKYRLRRKFPLPRTIWDGEETVYCFKEKSRNALKELYKQNRYPSPAEKRHLAKITGLSLTQVSNWFKNRRQRDRNPSETQSKRALDGVC; via the exons atgtcctCTTCCTCCCCCACCGGGCAGATCGCAAGTGCGGCGGACATCAAGCAGGAGAATGGGATGGAAAGCGCCTCGGAAGGGCAGGAGGCGCACCGAGAAGTGGCGGGGGGCGCGGCGGTAGGGCTGAGCCCCCCGGCTCCAGCCCCTTTTCCCCTGGAGCCGGGGGACGCCGCGACGGCTGCCGCCAGGGTGAGCGGAGAGGAAGGGgcagtggcggcggcggcggccggagCGGCGGCGGATCAGGTACAACTCCACTCGGAACTTCtgggcaggcaccaccacgccgccgccgccgccgcgcagaCCCCGCTGGCCTTCTCGCCCGACCACGTCGCCTGCGTGTGCGAGGCACTGCAGCAGGGGGGCAACCTGGACCGCCTGGCCCGGTTCCTGTGGTCCCTGCCCCAGAGCGACCTGCTACGTGGCAACGAGAGCCTGCTGAAGGCGCGGGCGCTCGTGGCCTTCCACCAGGGCATCTACCCCGAGCTCTACAGCATCCTCGAGAGCCACAGCTTCGAGTCGGCCAACCACCCGCTGCTGCAGCAGCTCTGGTACAAGGCGCGCTACACCGAGGCCGAGCGAGCCCGCGGCCGGCCGCTGGGAGCCGTGGACAAGTACCGGCTGCGCAGGAAATTCCCCCTGCCCCGCACCATCTGGGACGGCGAGGAGACGGTGTATTGTTTCAAGGAGAAGTCGCGCAACGCGCTCAAGGAGCTCTACAAGCAGAATCGCTACCCTTCGCCCGCCGAGAAGCGGCACCTGGCCAAGATCACCGGCCTCTCCCTCACCCAGGTCAGCAATTGGTTCAAGAACCGCCGGCAGCGCGACAGGAACCCCTCCGAGACCCAGTCCAAAAG GGCACTGGATGGTGTTTGTTAA